One Candidatus Cloacimonadota bacterium DNA segment encodes these proteins:
- a CDS encoding aspartate carbamoyltransferase catalytic subunit: METTPQFLGRSLYGLEDYSGEEIMYILEAAKAMKEINLRQYKKIPTLRGKTVCTLFVEDSTRTRMSFELAAKRLSADVVSFAASISSLQKGESLQDTIYTLGAMGIDLYCIRHSSPGSPQLVHKYSGKPVINGGDGRHAHPTQALLDIFSIWEHVGNLKGLKVAIVGDILNSRVVRSNLIGMKKLGMDVTVCGPRTLMPPHLEELYDCRVQYELCEALRDADIVMGLRMQFERMTEGLFPSLEEYSKHYALSQDTIKFAKRDALIMHPGPMNRGVEILPEIADSKQSIIVEQVANGVAVRMALMFLILGGKL, translated from the coding sequence ATGGAAACCACACCCCAGTTTTTAGGTCGGAGCTTGTATGGGCTGGAAGACTATTCCGGCGAAGAGATTATGTATATCTTGGAAGCCGCCAAGGCGATGAAAGAGATTAATCTGCGCCAATACAAAAAAATCCCAACCCTACGTGGAAAAACGGTTTGCACGCTTTTTGTGGAGGACAGCACCCGCACCCGCATGAGTTTCGAGCTGGCAGCCAAACGCCTCAGCGCTGATGTGGTAAGCTTTGCGGCATCCATCTCCTCGCTGCAAAAAGGTGAAAGCCTGCAGGATACCATCTACACTTTGGGTGCCATGGGCATCGATCTCTATTGCATCCGTCACAGCAGCCCCGGCAGTCCCCAACTGGTTCATAAATATTCTGGAAAGCCAGTAATCAACGGCGGTGACGGGCGTCACGCTCATCCCACTCAGGCTCTGTTGGATATATTTTCCATCTGGGAACATGTGGGTAACCTCAAGGGACTCAAAGTTGCCATTGTGGGCGATATTCTCAACAGCCGCGTGGTGCGTTCAAACCTCATCGGCATGAAAAAGCTGGGCATGGATGTCACGGTTTGCGGACCCCGAACCCTGATGCCGCCGCATCTGGAAGAGCTTTATGACTGCCGGGTGCAGTATGAGCTGTGCGAAGCATTGCGCGACGCCGACATCGTGATGGGTCTGCGCATGCAGTTTGAACGCATGACGGAAGGCCTTTTCCCCAGTTTGGAGGAATACAGTAAACACTACGCGCTTTCTCAGGATACCATAAAGTTTGCCAAACGTGACGCCCTCATCATGCACCCCGGACCGATGAACCGCGGCGTGGAAATCCTTCCGGAGATTGCGGATAGCAAGCAAAGTATCATCGTGGAACAGGTCGCGAACGGCGTGGCAGTACGCATGGCGCTGATGTTCCTCATCTTGGGTGGAAAACTGTAA